A window of Zonotrichia leucophrys gambelii isolate GWCS_2022_RI chromosome 6, RI_Zleu_2.0, whole genome shotgun sequence genomic DNA:
CAACCCTGCATGTTTTTCAAAAAGACATGTTGGACATCGACATTACTACCACTTCTGTTTTTCTAATACTTACTGCAAAAAcaaattttcctctttcagttAAAACTTCAAAAAGATGCTTATTTAACCCAACAAGCAGAAGGAACCACACTGAAGACCACCAGTCACTCCTGGATGACCTCTGCAGGCAGTTACATTATTTGCTTATGCTCAGTGCCTGGCAagacttctgtattttttatgcTCATTTTTGTGAGCTTTACTAATTTGAATTCCTCTTCACATTCTAATTCACTAGACAAAATATGCATCTACACAAGGCAATCAATTATACAGCCTAGCTTCactaaaaatctgcattttccaaagaaataaattctgaatGATTGTTTAACTCATACATAAACTTAAGTCAGTTATACATAAATCATTctgtaaatataaaatgtaaacagttaaaatacttctgtgaggagcagcaccaTCTTACATGACTATTTATTAACTGTTCTATATATCTCAATAtatcttttgtttaaaaagtgtATTGAAACTTGGAGCTTCGTTAATGAAAACTACTGAATATTTACGACTTAAAATGAACCACTGCTAAGATTTCTGCTACACTGATCTCATGGTGAAATGAAAGagataaatattaatttatacaGCACTACTTCTCCCCCCTTTGGATGGCATATATTGCTCAATTAATGCATTAGCTACAGAAATCCTGAGGTTCTCCTACCACTTCATGGTTTTTAGCAATCAGTTACTTTTGGTGGAGAAAGAGTAGCTGAAGTTTTGCCCCTATTGCATTCATGTCATTCCCTCTTTGACCCAAAAAGCACTCAAAAAGTACTTGCCTTAGTAGACAAAACTAGTAAGAACCAGAACTCCCAAGAATCACATCTCACATGACAGTATAGCTACAGCATATTGATATTCCCTCTTGTCAGTCTAAACATCCTGGATGCACTTCATTTTGTGTGTACAAAAACAGGCTACGAGCTAGAAGTAAACAGTTTATTGGCATTGCAATGTATTATTCATGAAGTATCCTCATGTTTTATGGTGATCACAAGATTTGGCATGCCACAACTCTGCAGAAAACATGACATTACTCTGCTAGGCTGGATATTTCTGCAGCTTTGAAGATATGCTTTGCTTTCTTAAGTTCATAAACCCATTCAGATAATGTTACTTTGCAAaggctttttctgtttctctaaaaaaaacctcactaaTTGTTGCTTTTGCTGAAGTACTATAGGCAAGTGGCCAAAATAAAAGAGGATTTTGTTCACTATCCAGCACCACAGTAGTATGCCTGAAACTACAGCTGGCTGCACTGAATTCTCTCCCCCTCCACCTGGGACACAGATGTATGACCAAGCATAAAACTTTGAAGGATATCATGAACAAAACATCTGGAAtaaattctaattaaaaaattgaaaacctatAAAATCTTAAATAATTCATCATATGGTAATGACCACAACATTAATATGTGCTTTGATAAAACAAATCTTACAAATTCAGTAAAAAAAGATCAGCAGCATAATAGTAAAGCAAATATGCAGATTTTAAAACGACAATAAAAATTACCAGGTTTAATATTTTACAGTTAATTACAGCAAAAAAGTGGCTGCTTATAACACAACTTACAGTTTGAAATTACAGCACTTTATGATGAATTCCAtgattatttttgaaaaaacactcaaaaataCCACCAAATTTTAAAAGTGCCCTATTAATGACTAAAGGGacccccctcccaccccccaaaaGACCAAGTAGTCATCTACAGCAACCCAGAGGTCCAGCTGAGGTTTCTAGACTGCTGTCTGTATCAGAGGCCAATGTTGGATCTGTTGACATTGAAGACACATCGTTGAcagatgatgatgaagatgggTGTTGAGAGCCACTGATCACTGCTGCACCTGTGCTAtgagaaacaaaacagcaaatcaGTTGCAGATACAGTTGCACAGTTCAGGACTTGCATTAGTCTGCCTATTCCTAATGGCTgttacttttctgttttggcaAGTTTGAAGAGATGTGTCTCAATCTaccatcaaaataaataaaatccacaaGTCTTTAACGTGGGGCTTAATAGATGGTGTGTCAGgaactgaaataaatgaaatatcaGTTATACAGGGACAATGATATGGGGATTGAACAGATCAGTAAAATGATGTCAGCCCTGAATATTCCACTCAAATATACAACGTCTCAATTCAAGAACCCTATTCTTGAGTTAGGGTTCTTTGATCAGCTTTACTCCCTCCTGACCTAAAACTCAGTGGAGCCTTGTACTGTGCTTTTATTGTAACCAACCTAAAGGGGCTGGCTGGCCACGTATAACCCCGTTCTTGGTTCTTTCCTCCAGGTCCATGACTTCCTTGTATATCAACTCTGAAaatgcaaagaaggaaaaaaaatgaatttgcaACCCAAAGACTAGATCAGTAATACATCTCCTATTAAAATGTCCACTAAATTTCACAGGTCTATTACTGTGAAGAATTAGTTTTGAATAACAGATTAAACAGATTATAGGCTACACAACAACTGGCAAGTGATATAAAAAAGTACATTCTTTTCTGTTGGATCTGCAGTGGCCTGGGATGCTTGAGAACACACTGGCATTGCTCTAGGGCTCTTTTATTCAGGCTGCTTGGAGACCTGAGGCTAAGCTGAGTCCTAAGGCCCACTCAGTTTTTATCAATGATTTCTTTGGTAAGGGAAACTCGATCAGCAGTCTTTGAAGGAAGAGCCAGGACCACTTGAAGACTTGTCCTTCTAGGTCAGCATAACATACATAGCTCAAGCTTCTGCATCTTTTTCAACTGTAGCAGCTTGTCCAGAAGAGTTACCCTCCCTATAAATGCTGTCCTATGGACTGCAAAAGGTGACTGAGATGAACAGGTCTTTAGTTCACTTCAAAGGTTCATCTCCTTTGCTTGAATTGTTTGTGTCCCAACAATTGAGAGTCTGTGAAGCACTGGTCTGTTCCCCTGACATCCAAGAAGATGAAGTAAATAGTATTAAGTTGCTCAGAAGAACTTCAATAACAATAATCACTGGGGCCCAGCATATTCCCAAAAGGCTTATTATACTTCAAATGCCTTTCTTACCTTTCCACTCTTCTATTGTGTGCTCCCTCTCATCTAACTGCTTATCTGGTATCTTTGGTGGaggctgaaaaacaaaactaactCATCATAGAGTAATCAAAAGGGATATAGAACcagtataaattaaaaatgaaagtaaCCATTCAGAAAATGAacctcatttaaaaataatatttacatcATTTTATATCTGCTCATACTTGGACTTATCCTGTTTTTTAGATGCTACCACATTTAAAGTTCTTCTGATTAACAAATTTGCTTACATTACTGTAACAGAGAAACAGTCTGGTAGAAGAGCTCCGAAGTACAGTAGTCTCTATCACAAGCAGCTTTTTTAGCTACTGTCAATTACTAAATTCTCTATCTAGCCATTACAGAGCAGCAGAACTATAATTGCTCTGTCTAAATCAAATagttttttctattcttagtgGCCATCActgaacttttctttttaaaaaaataacttttctcatAAACTGAAATTATCCTTCAACTtatttctcaaggaaaaaattTACATTAATCCCTTTGTTCATTAGTTTTAATAACTGAAAGCTCAAGATCTTGTATTCAGATTTTGCTGAAACACTTATTTCTAGTTGAAGAATAGTATCAATTCGTACAACTGATGAAAGCATTTTGCTTCCCTAAGAATAAATACCTCAGAACCCCATTAAGGGCAATCAAATCACACTGAAACTACTGAAGCTCAATACATTAGAACCTTATAGAAAAGATTTCAGATGCATGACTACATGTTCAGGAGATGATAGGCAATTATACACCAACACAGAGATACACAAACATAGAGACAGGTACCTCAGCCCATTCCTGATGCTACTTCTAATAAGCACATTTATCATTGTCAATAAAAACAATTATGGCTCAGTTAAGCTTCTAATGAAACGTGCAACTATCTTTTGTCAAGAAGTTGTTCCAAGCATCACAGCAAGATGGTTTCATACAGCAGATTGCCAAGCAGAGAACTAAACCAAGGACTTACAGCTTCTGCTTCTGATGGATCATACCAAACATTGATGTatgggtgctgcagggcttcATCCACAGAGATTCTTTTAGAAGCATCTATAACCAGCATTTTTGATAACAAATCTCTTGCTTGACttgctgcaaaaataaaattttctgtttaGATTACTCCCATATACAGAACACATAACACAGTGTTTCAAACTTTTAAAGAGAAGGGTCAGAGTAATCAAGTTCTAATTACATATCTATGCAACCCTCACATAATATAAGGTTTAGGAGAGTGGTCCATTTGAtgacaaaaaaaacctgaagaaaatGACCCAGGTGGGAAAGGGGTCAAACATGTTTCATTATCCATTTTCAGCATACAGTGTCCCTTGCTGTGACAGCCTTATGTGAAACAGCTCAGGTGGCAGTGCAGCCTTGTCTCAAATAGCAGCAGGCAAGCACCTACTGCCCCTTTGTCACACGCTTTTAGTCACAGAGAACACGGTGAGAGATTCCACTGAGTAGGTGGCCTTTAGAACCAGAAAGTCTCTGAAGTAACTATAGGGTATCTATATATTATGAACATAAATTCTTTATTCTCATCCCTAgagaacaaagatctgctctgCCTACACAACTTCTATTCCAACCTCCCCCCATTCTTCTCTAAACTGCTTTGGCATCTGCCATTGAGAAGAATATAGATATTTACATGTCTTTATAAAGACAGCTCCAAGAATAGAAGCTGTCTCATGAAGATATGAAAATGGAGGCAAACACATGTCAGCACGTTCATCCACTCCCATGATATAAATATGTAGAACCTAAGCAGGATGATTCTATAGTGAACAAAACCAAGCTACATTTCTGCTCAATATATCaaagttttaaaacttttaaaacataCAACACACAGAAGACAGACCTTACCTTTAAGTTTATTGTGTTCAGAGTCAGCTGGGAAAAGGACATCTGGAAAGAGTTTTTCAAAACTATATCCAGCATATTTAGGTCTGTTCTCCACGTAAGTTCGGACTGTAGGCTGTAATTTCTTCATAAATTCGGGGCATGGTGTTCCTAGCTGCTCTATAACTTTATTCCATTGATCAATATCTAAGGTTATGCAGCTAAGAAAAACACTGTGTCTGGTTTTCAGCTACAAAGTTATGTTAAAACCACATGAAATAAccaacagagaaaacagaggaaattaTAATAAAGTATCAAGTTCATCATCATGACTTAGGACTACTTTCTTACATGGTGAAACAAAGCAAGACTATGACAGTGTAGTCAAGGCAACATGTATTTCACTCAAAATCATTATTGGCTAGAAAAGGATATAATTCTGAGAAACAGAATATTAGAAGactcacaaaatatttaaatactacAAATTTAACTTAAGTCCTTGTTTGGGTCCTGGAGAACTTGCTCCCTGATCTGAACATACATTGGAAGCAGTCAAGCTACTACACATCACCAAGGCACTCCTGAGAATGACCCCAAGTGGGTGCTTTGTCCTTCATTCTCATCTTGGTACCTCAGCCCAATCCTGGGCAACCTCTCACCAAGGATGTGCAACACTCAGCACCAGTGGGCAGACAAAGGACCAAGGCCTGGCCCACACAGGTCAGTGACAATATTGTCAGGGACTTGAATGAAGTTAAAGAGTTTCAAGGATGCATAAGGAACATCTTAACTGAGAAGTTCACACACTGTAAAAGGGAGACTGACCACTTCAGGGCAGaagtatttaatatattttactgaaacaaaagaagtaaaaattgGTTCAGGAATTCCTAGTTGCAGATGGTTAAATACTGGGGAAGAGCTcagataaaattttatatatactaATTCAGATTCTCCCCAACATTTTCTCTGTGGCTGCCATCAAAGACTGGATACCAGGCTACCCAAATCAACAGTGGGTTGAAGCAGGCCCTCTCTTATACTCTTAAAACTCAACAGCAGATCTCTATATAAGGATTCCCAAGCTCTGCTGAGCCTTAGTACAGGCCTTGACAAAAGAAACTATTTACATTGTATGGCACCAAGTCTAAATTAAAAAGCCATGCCAGCAAACTAGATGCATAAAGCAAAGCATGGTGCAGCTCATGCAATGACAGAGCTGTGTGAAAGTAAGAGTACTCTGGATTTCCTTACCATGGCTCAAAAATCTCCACCCCATTTTCACCCCTAAATGGTACTACATCAAATTTTAAACAGTAACCTGTACCAAAAGCAGGAAACATTTCTGATGACATCTAAACAAGACACTCTGTaagtaataataaaacaaatagGATCTCAAAGTCCAATGATTTTCACTAATTTTAGCAAGGATCTAGAAGTTTTAGTTCTGTTTGTTTGGAGCAGACTCTGTGTCTGAAATACTGTTCACAGGACAACCCATATAGACACCACCAAACCATTCACGGAATAGAAAGACAGAAATACCAGATATTTCTGAAAGCTCCTTGCAGGATCATTTctgcacacagaaaataaatctcgAGAATGTAACTAATGAAGATGGTTAGGAATTTTGGTAAACATTCTCTATAAACGCAAAGAATAGTAATTACTGTCATGCTCAGGCACTAAACAAGATTAGTAAATTACTACATAAAAATGAATTCCGAAGTAAAACCAATGCATGTGAACCAAGAAAACACCCTCTAAACAAAAAGAAGTCTGTCCTAATTGTGACAACATTCAAAAGTAATGAAGAGGGACTATATtacactggaaaaagaaaagacgaggggaaaaaaatgaaaagaaaaaataaggcTGTTTGCCCAAGTGGTATATAATGAACTTGCAAACTGGTATTTGAAAAGGCAGTttaaaaccagtattttaaaaattagaactACCTTAATCTTGAATTGTATCACTGCAGTATCTTTTGACCTTTTACAACTACATCTCAGGCCAAGGGTAAGGATACGATCTGTACCAGGAAATAAAACACCACCTTTGATCATTTCTCCCATGATGCACCCAACTGACCAAATGtcaactgaaaacaaaatgcaatgATATTAACATAAAAGatagttattaaaataaaataaataaaaatatctagaCACAGACATACACATGAAGTGACTATAAAAAGCATGTGCAATGAAAATGAGTGAAGGTGAATGTATGCTAACTACAGGACCAGCAGAGACTATGTCCTACTGCTAGGTGCAGCCTGAatataaatgatttttttttaagtgtatcACAAGAAAAATCCATgttcatttaataaaaaaaaaaaattgtacaatATGCATCTTCATGACACAACATCAATAAGAAGGTTAATGACTTCCTAACTAATTcaacctgctgcagcagcacaaggataCAGTCCCTTCCTGGAAAGAGGATTTTGTGGCAAACCATTTCGCCCATAATGCACCCCACAGACCATAAATCCACTATGTTTGTAgcacaaaaagaaggaaaagcaaagcaaacggtcatttaaaattaaaagaagcatAACATGACTGCATCCTATAAATTGCAGAGACAGCACAGGAAGAAGAGCAAGTCTTGTATTAACCAATGAAAACAGTTTAACATACACCATGTGTAAGGATTAGCTTTTAACTGTCTCAAATACAAGGCAGAAAAACATCCTTTTGTTTAATATAGTGCTAGAGCAAGAGCttgagcagagagagagagacacacGAATCAGGCAGAGTAAAGGTCTTCTCCAAGGCTGGAGGCTTCAAAGCTACCTCTGCCAAGGGAACAGATTCAAGCATCAAAGACAGAT
This region includes:
- the MAPK8 gene encoding mitogen-activated protein kinase 8 isoform X1, coding for MSRSKRDNNFYSVEIGDSTFTVLKRYQNLKPIGSGAQGIVCAAYDAILERNVAIKKLSRPFQNQTHAKRAYRELVLMKCVNHKNIIGLLNVFTPQKSLEEFQDVYIVMELMDANLCQVIQMELDHERMSYLLYQMLCGIKHLHSAGIIHRDLKPSNIVVKSDCTLKILDFGLARTAGTSFMMTPYVVTRYYRAPEVILGMGYKENVDLWSVGCIMGEMVCHKILFPGRDYIDQWNKVIEQLGTPCPEFMKKLQPTVRTYVENRPKYAGYSFEKLFPDVLFPADSEHNKLKASQARDLLSKMLVIDASKRISVDEALQHPYINVWYDPSEAEAPPPKIPDKQLDEREHTIEEWKELIYKEVMDLEERTKNGVIRGQPAPLGAAVISGSQHPSSSSSVNDVSSMSTDPTLASDTDSSLETSAGPLGCCR
- the MAPK8 gene encoding mitogen-activated protein kinase 8 isoform X5 produces the protein MKCVNHKNIIGLLNVFTPQKSLEEFQDVYIVMELMDANLCQVIQMELDHERMSYLLYQMLCGIKHLHSAGIIHRDLKPSNIVVKSDCTLKILDFGLARTAGTSFMMTPYVVTRYYRAPEVILGMGYKENVDLWSVGCIMGEMVCHKILFPGRDYIDQWNKVIEQLGTPCPEFMKKLQPTVRTYVENRPKYAGYSFEKLFPDVLFPADSEHNKLKASQARDLLSKMLVIDASKRISVDEALQHPYINVWYDPSEAEAPPPKIPDKQLDEREHTIEEWKELIYKEVMDLEERTKNGVIRGQPAPLGAAVISGSQHPSSSSSVNDVSSMSTDPTLASDTDSSLETSAGPLGCCR
- the MAPK8 gene encoding mitogen-activated protein kinase 8 isoform X2; its protein translation is MSRSKRDNNFYSVEIGDSTFTVLKRYQNLKPIGSGAQGIVCAAYDAILERNVAIKKLSRPFQNQTHAKRAYRELVLMKCVNHKNIIGLLNVFTPQKSLEEFQDVYIVMELMDANLCQVIQMELDHERMSYLLYQMLCGIKHLHSAGIIHRDLKPSNIVVKSDCTLKILDFGLARTAGTSFMMTPYVVTRYYRAPEVILGMGYKENVDIWSVGCIMGEMIKGGVLFPGTDHIDQWNKVIEQLGTPCPEFMKKLQPTVRTYVENRPKYAGYSFEKLFPDVLFPADSEHNKLKASQARDLLSKMLVIDASKRISVDEALQHPYINVWYDPSEAEAPPPKIPDKQLDEREHTIEEWKELIYKEVMDLEERTKNGVIRGQPAPLGAAVISGSQHPSSSSSVNDVSSMSTDPTLASDTDSSLETSAGPLGCCR